In Caproiciproducens sp. NJN-50, the following are encoded in one genomic region:
- a CDS encoding helix-turn-helix domain-containing protein — protein MAISYKKLWKLLIDKDMKKKDLQKAAGISSASVTKLGKNENVNTEILQKICLALECDISDIMEMVPDELETHH, from the coding sequence GTGGCCATTAGCTATAAGAAACTATGGAAACTTCTAATTGACAAAGATATGAAGAAAAAGGACCTGCAGAAAGCTGCTGGAATCAGTTCCGCGTCGGTTACGAAGCTTGGCAAAAATGAGAATGTGAATACGGAGATATTACAGAAAATTTGCTTGGCGCTGGAATGCGATATTAGCGATATTATGGAGATGGTTCCGGATGAACTGGAAACGCATCATTAA
- a CDS encoding helix-turn-helix domain-containing protein: MAQDRSFKEYVADRFYNELYGSVSNWLEQNCQNLDVSSRLVHTIDRAELSDINVKCVYVENLPGMKIAFDVILEAEFEISETDRHTDRYDDKTQWFKISCSGDLANSLDDFSISSIEPYDSRRKYCNPMSDSLVPLIRSDQLEDVARDFLERNYKEALSRPMFVDPGILAQRMGLSIQMKSASADCSTFGQIFFADCDAEYYDKSDSSFKRTHVNKGTIFVDPESFFLRNVGSVNNTIVHECVHWDKHRKAFELERLYNENAAQIKCQVVGGIKDGKTRTATDWMEWQANALAPRIQMPYRQAKIKAAELIRKYKNILRTDELVDIIQPVIDEMATFFCVSRLAAKIRMADLGYEEALGAFTYIDGHYVKPHAFKRDALKRNQTFSIGERDALVESTVNQDLREKIQSGRYIFADSHFCINHPKYIEYDEDGTAGLTDYARHHADECCLVFDLTIQKSSNSYGKQYFTECVLYRDSTSDIVFEAHYNTSPENDTVDGRAKMLQAYAKELSDVLQNLPGSFSGALTALMKWRGKTVEALAEACSLDPKTISRMRNNEEYETTIETIVAICIALQLPPVISQALISRSAYSLGSGPKFMTYHFLLEACYTKTIFECNDILRGVNLAPLTKEK; encoded by the coding sequence ATGGCACAGGATCGTTCGTTTAAAGAGTACGTTGCGGACCGTTTCTATAACGAGCTGTACGGCTCTGTGTCTAATTGGTTGGAACAGAACTGTCAGAACCTCGATGTCTCCTCCAGACTGGTGCATACGATCGACCGTGCGGAGTTGTCGGATATCAACGTCAAATGCGTTTATGTGGAAAATCTGCCCGGCATGAAGATTGCCTTCGATGTTATTCTGGAAGCAGAGTTTGAAATATCCGAAACGGACAGGCACACCGACCGATACGACGACAAAACGCAGTGGTTCAAAATTTCCTGCTCCGGCGATCTGGCGAACAGCCTCGATGATTTTTCCATCTCTTCCATCGAGCCATACGACAGCCGCAGAAAATACTGCAATCCGATGTCCGATTCTCTGGTTCCCCTTATCAGAAGCGACCAGCTTGAAGATGTCGCCCGGGACTTCCTCGAGAGGAATTATAAAGAAGCCCTGTCCCGGCCTATGTTTGTGGATCCCGGCATATTGGCGCAGCGCATGGGCCTTTCCATCCAGATGAAAAGCGCTTCCGCGGACTGCTCCACCTTCGGTCAGATCTTTTTTGCGGACTGCGACGCCGAGTATTACGATAAATCCGACTCGTCGTTTAAAAGGACTCATGTGAACAAAGGTACGATCTTCGTCGATCCCGAGTCCTTCTTCCTGCGGAATGTCGGCTCGGTCAACAATACCATCGTGCACGAGTGCGTCCATTGGGATAAACACCGGAAAGCCTTCGAACTGGAGCGGCTTTACAACGAGAATGCGGCTCAGATAAAATGCCAGGTGGTCGGCGGAATCAAGGACGGCAAAACCAGGACGGCCACCGACTGGATGGAGTGGCAGGCAAACGCCCTCGCCCCGCGAATCCAGATGCCGTACAGGCAGGCCAAAATCAAAGCGGCTGAGCTGATCCGCAAATATAAGAATATTCTCCGGACGGACGAGCTCGTCGATATTATTCAGCCGGTTATCGACGAAATGGCGACGTTTTTTTGCGTTTCGCGTCTGGCCGCCAAAATCAGGATGGCAGACCTCGGTTATGAAGAGGCTCTTGGAGCTTTCACTTACATTGACGGGCACTATGTGAAACCACACGCTTTCAAGCGGGACGCTTTGAAACGCAACCAGACCTTTTCCATTGGCGAGCGTGATGCCCTTGTCGAAAGCACGGTCAATCAGGACCTGCGCGAAAAGATACAAAGCGGCCGCTATATTTTTGCCGATTCCCACTTCTGCATCAACCATCCCAAATACATAGAATACGATGAGGACGGCACGGCCGGCCTTACCGACTACGCAAGGCACCATGCCGACGAGTGCTGCCTTGTCTTTGACCTAACCATCCAGAAATCCTCCAACAGCTACGGAAAGCAGTATTTTACCGAGTGTGTCCTGTACCGGGACTCCACGTCTGATATCGTCTTCGAAGCCCATTATAACACTTCGCCGGAAAATGACACGGTAGACGGCCGCGCAAAAATGCTTCAGGCTTACGCAAAAGAACTTTCGGATGTTTTGCAAAATCTGCCGGGCAGTTTTTCAGGTGCGCTGACAGCTCTTATGAAATGGCGCGGCAAAACAGTCGAAGCGCTTGCCGAAGCTTGTTCTCTGGATCCAAAGACCATAAGCCGAATGCGGAACAACGAGGAATATGAAACCACTATAGAAACCATCGTGGCAATCTGCATCGCCCTGCAGCTTCCTCCTGTCATCAGCCAAGCGTTGATCAGCCGCTCGGCCTATTCGTTGGGCAGTGGTCCCAAATTTATGACCTATCACTTTTTGCTGGAAGCCTGCTATACAAAAACAATATTCGAATGCAATGACATCCTACGAGGGGTAAATCTTGCTCCGCTGACAAAAGAAAAATAA
- a CDS encoding restriction endonuclease subunit S, translating into MKFDYRPLSDFTEVKGGKRLPKGSNLITTPNSHPYIRVRNLGTDKVLELTPDYEYVDDETQATISRYIVNADDVIISIVGTIGLVAKVGKTLDRANLTENCAKMVNIHGIDRDFLYYYLLSEDGQNAIKAATVGAVQAKLPLKNIQALPIPNISLDEQAAIADTLSALDNKIAVNKKINHHLEQIAQAIFKSWFVDFEPFGGMMPDDWREVPLGKVVEISTKTLNPQSCPDTILEHYSIPAFDETRLPVFEAASGIKSNKYIVDKDCFLISKLNPTTKRIWRPYCISSHAVCSTEFIVYQAKNPAYKDFYYSVIDSPAFTDFLLSHVTGSTGSRQRAVPSETLSFTISVPPDCIIADFCDKVASIYAYFEQNYLEIRRLRQIRDALLPRLMSGELSVADLSR; encoded by the coding sequence ATGAAATTTGATTATCGTCCTTTATCAGACTTCACCGAAGTGAAAGGTGGCAAACGGCTTCCTAAAGGTAGCAATTTGATTACGACTCCGAATTCACATCCCTATATAAGAGTTAGGAATTTGGGGACTGATAAGGTTTTGGAATTGACGCCCGATTATGAATACGTTGACGATGAAACGCAAGCTACGATTTCTCGATACATCGTTAACGCCGATGATGTAATTATCTCAATCGTTGGAACTATCGGTTTGGTTGCTAAGGTCGGTAAGACTCTCGACAGAGCGAATCTCACAGAGAACTGTGCAAAAATGGTTAATATCCACGGCATAGACAGGGACTTTTTATATTATTACCTCTTGTCGGAAGATGGGCAAAACGCCATCAAAGCTGCAACTGTAGGGGCGGTACAGGCAAAGCTACCACTTAAGAACATACAGGCTTTGCCGATACCTAATATCTCGCTTGATGAACAAGCGGCCATTGCCGACACGCTCTCTGCTCTTGACAATAAGATTGCAGTAAACAAAAAGATAAATCATCATTTAGAGCAGATAGCGCAGGCTATTTTCAAGTCATGGTTCGTGGACTTCGAGCCATTCGGCGGCATGATGCCTGACGACTGGCGGGAAGTTCCGCTTGGCAAAGTCGTGGAGATAAGTACGAAAACACTCAACCCTCAATCTTGCCCTGATACCATTTTGGAACATTACAGCATCCCTGCTTTCGATGAAACTCGTTTGCCTGTGTTTGAAGCGGCTTCTGGAATCAAGAGTAACAAGTATATCGTAGACAAAGACTGTTTCTTAATTTCCAAACTTAACCCGACCACCAAGCGCATTTGGAGGCCGTATTGCATCAGCAGTCACGCTGTATGCTCGACCGAGTTTATTGTCTATCAGGCAAAGAACCCCGCCTATAAAGACTTTTACTACTCTGTCATTGATAGTCCAGCTTTCACGGATTTTCTGCTGTCGCATGTTACGGGTTCCACGGGCAGTCGGCAACGAGCAGTACCAAGCGAAACGCTTTCGTTTACTATCAGTGTCCCACCGGATTGCATCATCGCGGACTTCTGTGACAAGGTAGCATCTATTTATGCATATTTTGAACAGAACTACCTTGAAATCCGTCGATTACGGCAGATCCGCGACGCCCTTTTACCCCGCCTGATGTCCGGCGAGCTATCCGTTGCCGATTTAAGCCGCTAA
- a CDS encoding type I restriction-modification system subunit M has protein sequence MAGNNTADIGFEKQIWDAACILRGNIDASEYKHVVLGLIFLKYISDRFEAKHKALVDEGEGFEEDMDEYEAENIFFVPQDARWRVIAAAAHTPEIGTVIDNAMREIEKYNKRLKDILPKNFARPELDKRRLGDIVDLFTNIKMVDENKEKDILGRTYEYCLQKFAEQEGKLAGEFYTPACVVRTLVEVLQPFNGRVYDPCCGSGGMFVQSAKFVENHSGNINNISVYGQDSNPTTWKMAQMNLAIRGIDADLGDIPADTFFNDRHPTLKADFVMANPPFNLSDWGGDKLKTDQRWKYGTPPAGNANFAWMQHMIWHLAPHGRMGMVLANGSLSSNSSGEGDIRKHIIEADLVDCIVAMPGQLFYTTQIPVCLWFLNKQKSQPGKTLFIDARKMGTLVTRKLRELTNDDIAKIADTYKTYTEGTLADIKGFCAIATTEDIKKQGYILTPGRYVGIEEQKEDDEPFEEKMTRLTGELSEMFERSHELEDEIRKRLGAIGYEI, from the coding sequence ATGGCTGGAAATAATACTGCCGACATTGGCTTTGAAAAACAAATATGGGATGCAGCTTGTATTTTACGTGGCAACATTGATGCTTCGGAATACAAACATGTTGTGCTTGGCCTCATCTTCCTGAAATATATATCAGATCGATTTGAGGCAAAGCATAAGGCCCTTGTCGATGAGGGCGAAGGTTTCGAAGAAGACATGGATGAATATGAAGCCGAGAATATTTTCTTCGTTCCACAGGACGCTCGATGGCGCGTTATTGCCGCTGCCGCGCATACGCCGGAAATTGGGACAGTCATCGATAACGCAATGCGCGAAATAGAGAAATATAACAAACGGCTGAAGGATATTTTACCAAAAAATTTTGCTCGACCGGAACTTGATAAACGCCGTCTCGGCGATATTGTTGACCTGTTTACAAACATTAAAATGGTCGATGAAAACAAGGAGAAGGATATTTTAGGCAGGACGTATGAGTACTGCCTTCAGAAATTTGCAGAACAGGAAGGTAAACTTGCTGGAGAGTTCTATACTCCCGCATGTGTTGTCCGCACTTTGGTAGAAGTTCTGCAACCCTTCAATGGCCGCGTATATGATCCCTGCTGTGGTTCTGGTGGAATGTTTGTACAGTCGGCAAAATTTGTTGAGAATCATTCCGGCAACATCAATAACATCTCCGTATATGGGCAGGACTCGAATCCAACTACATGGAAAATGGCACAAATGAACCTTGCTATTCGAGGCATTGATGCAGATCTCGGCGATATTCCAGCAGATACGTTTTTTAATGATCGGCATCCAACTTTAAAGGCAGACTTTGTAATGGCCAACCCTCCCTTTAACCTGTCCGACTGGGGTGGTGATAAGCTAAAAACCGATCAGCGATGGAAGTATGGAACGCCGCCAGCTGGAAACGCAAACTTTGCTTGGATGCAGCACATGATCTGGCATCTTGCGCCTCACGGCCGTATGGGTATGGTTCTGGCAAACGGATCGCTTTCATCCAACAGCAGCGGCGAAGGTGACATTCGTAAACACATCATCGAGGCCGACCTTGTCGACTGCATTGTGGCCATGCCGGGACAACTCTTTTATACGACACAGATTCCTGTGTGCCTTTGGTTCTTAAATAAGCAAAAATCACAACCGGGTAAAACGCTGTTTATTGACGCTCGAAAGATGGGAACGCTGGTTACACGCAAATTGCGGGAACTCACGAATGACGATATTGCTAAAATCGCCGATACATACAAGACATATACCGAAGGAACCCTTGCGGACATCAAAGGTTTTTGTGCTATCGCCACGACAGAAGATATTAAGAAACAAGGATACATTCTCACCCCTGGCCGCTACGTGGGCATAGAAGAACAGAAGGAAGACGATGAACCTTTCGAGGAGAAGATGACGCGGCTGACAGGCGAACTGAGCGAAATGTTCGAGCGTTCCCACGAACTGGAAGACGAAATCCGCAAAAGGTTGGGGGCGATAGGGTATGAAATTTGA